The proteins below are encoded in one region of Legionella antarctica:
- a CDS encoding IS3 family transposase, whose protein sequence is MNFSLDEKRVMIDPLAELTIREQCLLLDLPVSSYYYSAKPISVEDEALMALLDEHYLQYPCEGKIKRARWLSKEVGYPVGKRRVKKLMEMMGLSTVYPKPNTSVPNKEHEVFPYLLKEVDITKPNQVWAADITYIRMKGKHVYLVAIMDWYSRYVIGWAISPTMEAEFCIEALRNALLHSRCEIFNTDQGSQFTSKDWINTLKSHHISISMDGRGRYLDNIFIERLWRSVKQEKIYRYDFDTIEEVELALTEYFEYYNNRRLHQSFNYLTPAEVYYGRKRP, encoded by the coding sequence ATGAACTTTAGTCTGGATGAAAAGCGCGTCATGATTGATCCTCTTGCCGAGCTCACCATTCGTGAACAATGCTTGCTATTAGACTTGCCTGTTTCAAGTTATTATTATAGTGCCAAGCCCATTTCTGTCGAAGATGAAGCGCTTATGGCGCTACTTGATGAGCACTATCTGCAGTATCCATGTGAAGGTAAAATTAAGCGGGCAAGATGGCTGTCAAAAGAAGTAGGCTATCCTGTTGGTAAACGTCGAGTAAAAAAGTTGATGGAAATGATGGGGTTATCGACTGTTTACCCAAAGCCAAATACAAGCGTTCCCAATAAGGAGCATGAGGTGTTCCCTTATTTATTAAAAGAGGTGGATATCACCAAACCAAATCAGGTTTGGGCCGCAGATATCACCTACATCCGCATGAAAGGAAAGCATGTGTATTTAGTAGCTATTATGGACTGGTATAGTCGTTATGTGATTGGATGGGCTATTTCACCTACTATGGAGGCTGAATTTTGTATTGAGGCGCTTAGAAACGCTTTGCTGCATTCGCGTTGTGAGATCTTTAACACGGATCAGGGTTCTCAATTTACCTCAAAAGATTGGATAAATACGCTAAAATCTCACCACATTTCTATCAGCATGGATGGGCGAGGACGTTATTTAGATAATATATTTATCGAGCGATTGTGGCGTAGTGTTAAGCAAGAAAAAATCTACCGGTATGATTTTGATACAATTGAAGAGGTTGAGCTGGCCTTAACGGAGTATTTTGAGTATTATAATAACCGAAGGCTTCACCAGTCCTTTAATTATTTAACGCCCGCAGAGGTGTATTATGGCCGGAAAAGACCATAA
- a CDS encoding transposase — MSKKRAYYTAAKKAKITLAAIEGKLTQAQITSEYGVHATQVKTWKQSAIKAINDLFSGANEKEAKSQEQLVEALYQEIGRLQAQLSWLKKKHEL, encoded by the coding sequence ATGTCTAAAAAGCGAGCTTATTATACGGCGGCCAAGAAGGCAAAAATAACGCTAGCTGCGATTGAGGGGAAACTCACACAAGCGCAAATTACCAGTGAATACGGTGTTCACGCAACGCAGGTAAAAACTTGGAAGCAATCGGCCATCAAAGCCATTAACGATTTATTCTCTGGGGCTAATGAAAAAGAAGCCAAGTCCCAAGAGCAGCTTGTTGAGGCATTATATCAAGAAATTGGTCGACTTCAAGCGCAGCTATCTTGGCTAAAAAAAAAGCATGAACTTTAG